The following proteins come from a genomic window of Edaphobacter sp. 4G125:
- a CDS encoding BON domain-containing protein codes for MSIYALRISTRTFAAVTALSLGLALAGCKSTTPAAPAVDDASLTNAVQGRLSGDSALASEPIQAGVQNGIVTLNGTVSSEAARSLAAADAAQVSGIKTVVNNLSVQAPAPVAETPAPPPVMEPRSRRPAPKPVERQRSAPAPIERPQVAQTAPPPTPAPAPAPVPAPPPPPAFKNVTVPSGTTIPVRITQTLSSANAQVGQTFSGTVATDIMADGLVAIRQGTGVSGRVSAVQEAAHYKGNSLLSIELVSLDRRGDSLAVSTQPYSVEGKGRGKNTAAKVGGGAAIGAIIGAIAGGGKGAAIGSAAGAGIGAGANTVTRGEQVQIPSESLVNFSLTNTISIRVPTSDTLSTHGSGQRRRPMNPPSDDQQPQ; via the coding sequence ATGAGCATTTACGCACTTCGTATTTCGACACGCACCTTCGCCGCCGTAACCGCTCTTTCGCTAGGCCTCGCATTGGCCGGCTGCAAGAGCACAACACCTGCGGCACCGGCCGTAGACGATGCCAGTCTGACGAACGCCGTGCAGGGCCGACTCTCCGGAGATTCGGCCCTGGCGAGCGAACCCATCCAGGCAGGCGTACAGAATGGCATCGTTACCCTGAATGGAACCGTCAGCAGCGAGGCAGCGCGGTCGCTTGCCGCTGCCGATGCAGCGCAGGTTAGCGGGATCAAGACCGTCGTCAACAACCTTTCGGTCCAGGCGCCCGCTCCTGTCGCCGAAACTCCTGCACCCCCGCCGGTCATGGAACCAAGATCAAGAAGGCCCGCGCCAAAGCCCGTTGAGAGGCAGCGATCCGCTCCGGCACCGATTGAGCGTCCACAGGTAGCGCAGACTGCTCCGCCTCCCACGCCGGCTCCAGCGCCCGCACCGGTTCCTGCTCCTCCGCCACCTCCAGCCTTCAAAAATGTGACGGTCCCTTCTGGAACTACCATTCCGGTCCGGATTACCCAGACGCTTAGCAGCGCAAATGCTCAGGTTGGCCAGACCTTTTCGGGGACAGTAGCAACCGACATCATGGCAGATGGTCTGGTCGCAATTCGCCAGGGTACCGGAGTCAGTGGTCGCGTCTCAGCAGTCCAGGAGGCGGCGCACTATAAAGGAAACTCCCTGCTCAGCATCGAGCTAGTCAGCCTCGACCGCCGCGGCGACTCACTTGCTGTCTCAACCCAGCCCTACAGCGTTGAGGGCAAGGGACGTGGCAAGAACACCGCAGCCAAGGTTGGCGGCGGCGCAGCGATCGGTGCAATCATCGGCGCAATCGCCGGAGGCGGCAAGGGCGCAGCGATCGGGTCAGCAGCCGGTGCCGGCATCGGAGCTGGAGCTAACACGGTCACTCGTGGTGAGCAGGTGCAGATCCCCTCCGAAAGCCTGGTCAACTTCTCTCTGACCAATACCATCTCGATCCGGGTTCCAACATCGGACACACTCAGCACACATGGCAGCGGACAGCGACGGCGTCCAATGAACCCACCCTCGGACGATCAACAGCCACAGTAA
- a CDS encoding glycoside hydrolase family 57 protein has translation MTQASTNSASTKQPKGYLTFTLHAHLPYVVHHGTWPHGMEWLHEAAAETYLPLLRVLRNLERDRIRFQCNLNLSPILLEQLSHPTFIAEFPKYLERKIVAAREDEAFFIQSGESHLAETARFWHRFFAQALEDFRALNGDIVSGFRHFNDIGLIEVITCGATHGFMPLLGTDESVRAQIRTAVKTHKRHMGRHPRGIWAPECGYRPAGFWNYPVGFADGSSAPAGFDRIGVEQALSESDIEFFFVDTHLVEEGHRVPSPYELLNGAVPVDGPTIAMTHGGHRSLYQPYYVDGPYDKRYAATIFPRDPRTGIQVWSGDSGYPGDGVYLDFHKKRWPGGHRYWRVTGPKVDMGDKQPYYPQEAAERVKSHASHFVHLVYEALRSGFNDSIPPILCAPFDAELFGHWWFEGPMWLEAIARTLHDYDTGIQMISCAEYLDLYPRAGFISMPEGSWGAGGHNEVWMNPETSWTYTHIYPAELFTREVASGNLWRDSELGGRIARQLCRELLLLESSDWQFLITTGAARDYAEARFVTHNDQFNEVKLFWQAFESSGQLSSDQEERLTEIERRDDVFPDIDPSLWATSAKQERHQPEATPVVTNSRPMA, from the coding sequence TTGACCCAGGCATCGACCAACTCTGCCTCCACGAAGCAGCCAAAAGGTTATCTCACGTTCACGCTGCATGCTCATCTTCCCTATGTAGTCCATCATGGAACCTGGCCGCATGGCATGGAGTGGCTCCACGAAGCTGCCGCCGAGACTTATCTTCCTCTGCTCCGCGTTTTGCGCAATCTGGAACGAGACAGAATCCGGTTTCAATGCAATCTGAATCTTTCCCCCATTCTCCTCGAACAACTTTCACACCCAACGTTTATCGCGGAGTTCCCCAAATATCTTGAGCGAAAGATCGTCGCCGCACGCGAAGATGAAGCCTTCTTCATCCAGTCCGGCGAATCTCATCTTGCGGAGACTGCACGCTTCTGGCATCGCTTTTTTGCTCAGGCGCTGGAAGATTTTCGCGCTCTCAATGGAGATATCGTCTCCGGCTTCCGACACTTCAACGATATTGGCCTGATCGAAGTGATCACCTGCGGCGCAACCCACGGCTTCATGCCGTTGCTGGGAACAGACGAGAGTGTACGCGCCCAGATCCGCACTGCGGTCAAAACTCATAAGCGTCACATGGGCCGTCATCCTCGCGGCATATGGGCTCCGGAGTGCGGCTACCGTCCCGCAGGATTCTGGAACTATCCCGTTGGCTTTGCCGATGGCTCATCAGCTCCTGCCGGTTTCGATCGCATTGGAGTGGAGCAAGCCCTCTCCGAGAGCGATATTGAATTTTTCTTTGTCGACACGCACCTGGTCGAAGAAGGACACCGTGTACCTTCGCCCTACGAGTTGCTCAATGGCGCAGTGCCCGTCGATGGGCCGACCATCGCTATGACTCATGGGGGCCATCGCTCTCTCTATCAACCGTACTATGTCGATGGCCCCTACGATAAGCGTTACGCCGCGACGATCTTTCCACGCGACCCGCGCACCGGAATCCAGGTATGGTCAGGCGACTCCGGTTATCCCGGTGATGGAGTCTATCTCGACTTCCACAAGAAGCGCTGGCCCGGAGGCCATCGCTACTGGCGCGTCACCGGCCCCAAGGTCGACATGGGAGACAAACAGCCCTACTATCCACAAGAAGCGGCTGAGCGGGTGAAATCGCATGCGTCTCACTTTGTCCATCTGGTCTACGAAGCGTTGAGGTCTGGCTTCAACGATTCGATTCCTCCTATCCTCTGCGCACCTTTCGATGCTGAGCTCTTCGGCCATTGGTGGTTCGAAGGGCCAATGTGGCTGGAGGCTATTGCACGAACTCTGCACGACTACGACACGGGAATCCAGATGATCTCCTGTGCGGAGTATCTCGACCTGTATCCCCGCGCAGGATTTATCTCTATGCCGGAAGGTTCCTGGGGAGCTGGTGGCCACAATGAAGTGTGGATGAATCCAGAGACCAGCTGGACCTATACCCATATCTACCCGGCAGAGTTATTCACCCGCGAGGTCGCCAGTGGAAACCTCTGGCGAGATTCCGAGCTTGGCGGACGTATCGCCCGTCAGCTCTGCCGCGAGCTTCTTCTGCTCGAATCCTCAGACTGGCAATTCCTTATCACCACAGGAGCTGCCCGCGACTACGCAGAAGCGCGCTTTGTGACGCACAACGATCAGTTCAATGAGGTGAAATTGTTCTGGCAGGCCTTTGAGTCCTCGGGACAGTTATCCTCAGATCAAGAAGAGCGCCTAACGGAGATCGAGCGCCGCGATGATGTCTTCCCGGACATCGATCCTAGCCTGTGGGCCACCAGCGCAAAGCAGGAAAGACATCAGCCAGAGGCTACTCCAGTGGTGACCAACAGCAGGCCCATGGCATAA
- a CDS encoding class I SAM-dependent methyltransferase, whose translation MSTPSGFDRIARPYRLLEYLTLGQLLERTRLHFLPYLLTARNALVIGDGDGRFLTRLFAANPSIRATAIDVSAEMLRLLSKRCTAYTDRLSTCQIDALKFMPPEDQSYDLVVTHFFLDCLTQTEIEALVTRLTPALAPGTLWVVSDFRVPPGLLRWPAQLFVRGLYIAFRILTGLQATQLPHHASALQSAGFRRIEKQLFMAGILTTELWQITDNSAQRHATSWRIPASY comes from the coding sequence GTGAGCACACCCTCCGGATTCGACCGTATCGCCAGACCTTATCGTCTGTTGGAATATCTCACGCTGGGTCAGCTGCTCGAGCGAACACGCCTCCACTTTCTTCCATACCTCCTCACGGCCCGAAATGCTCTAGTCATTGGAGATGGAGACGGACGTTTTCTTACCCGGCTGTTTGCCGCAAACCCGAGCATTCGCGCCACCGCGATTGACGTCAGCGCTGAGATGCTGCGACTGTTGAGCAAAAGATGCACGGCCTATACAGATCGTCTATCGACCTGCCAAATTGACGCCCTGAAATTCATGCCTCCTGAAGACCAAAGCTATGATCTTGTCGTAACGCACTTCTTTCTCGATTGCCTTACGCAAACTGAGATTGAGGCATTGGTTACGCGCCTCACTCCTGCTCTTGCACCCGGTACGCTCTGGGTGGTTTCTGACTTTCGTGTTCCACCTGGCCTTCTCCGCTGGCCAGCGCAACTCTTCGTTCGCGGTCTCTATATCGCCTTCCGCATCCTTACAGGATTGCAGGCCACTCAGCTTCCTCATCACGCCTCAGCGCTTCAGTCCGCTGGATTTCGCCGCATTGAAAAACAGCTTTTTATGGCGGGGATTCTGACGACTGAATTGTGGCAGATCACAGACAACTCTGCGCAGCGCCACGCCACCTCTTGGAGGATTCCTGCATCCTATTGA
- a CDS encoding M1 family metallopeptidase — translation MLRSSLAAAVGLWLISPWLPAQVGIAINSPNGEPLSERVVAYTIDARLDTDRKTLDATETLTYRNLTGQPLNTFPFHLYLNAFRPESTFTAETRAGGGIRDSLGDHYPAEKIGSIMISHIEADGYGDLTPTLHFTAPDDGNLLDHTVAEVILPRPLAPNDSITFHVAFHDKFPLSVARNGYKRDFIMGGQWFPKVGVFWHGAWNCHQYHATTEFFSDFGTYNVRLTVPRRYVVGASGVSTGNQPNSDGTKTLSFYGEDIHDFAFAASPHFIPTDAIYLSSLGPVQIHILALAAHPHIGQRYLDIMRGSLREFERRYGPYPYKVITVIDPEPGSEMEGMEYPTLVTGDGSWTSIFKVPEITVEHEFGHQYWYGMVATNEFEEAWLDEGINSYTEVKVLAALLGDRTSVVQQRYANFGDGSLQRITYLSAPDFDPVTRFAWKFRDEHSYGAITYGKTATLLTTLEGILGTNTMDEALRTYFQRYRFKHPTGEDFLRTIEEVAVARGKASPLSGEHPEPAPVVTTCAPLSPLGPTTTFRQLSQPTPTCIAEPAPAPANAYTPTTLRPFIQQAVYGTQLLDYSVDGFSSEPVQWWQSPPRDPRTTQYSSVVYLRRQGDFILPVTAEIVFDDGSRVREHWDGTDRWTRFTYTRNAKVVSVELDPDHLIPLDRNLFNNSYTNRIDKVPAHKLASIWTVLQQMAAQLAAWIV, via the coding sequence ATGTTGCGATCCAGTCTCGCTGCCGCCGTTGGTCTATGGCTTATCTCTCCCTGGCTTCCTGCACAGGTGGGAATCGCTATCAACTCGCCAAACGGCGAGCCTCTCTCAGAACGCGTCGTCGCTTATACGATCGATGCCCGCCTCGATACCGATCGAAAGACCCTGGACGCTACCGAGACTCTGACCTACCGGAACCTCACCGGTCAGCCTCTCAACACATTTCCATTTCATCTTTATCTCAACGCATTTCGACCAGAGTCCACCTTCACGGCAGAGACTCGTGCAGGCGGAGGTATTCGCGATTCGCTAGGCGATCACTACCCCGCTGAAAAGATCGGGAGCATCATGATTTCGCATATCGAGGCCGATGGATATGGCGATCTCACTCCAACACTTCACTTCACCGCTCCGGATGATGGCAATCTACTGGACCACACTGTTGCGGAGGTGATTCTTCCGCGCCCGCTCGCTCCAAACGATTCCATCACCTTTCATGTTGCCTTCCATGATAAGTTTCCGCTCTCGGTCGCGAGAAATGGCTATAAGCGTGACTTCATCATGGGAGGCCAGTGGTTTCCCAAAGTAGGAGTGTTCTGGCACGGCGCGTGGAACTGCCATCAATATCACGCGACGACTGAATTTTTCTCTGACTTCGGCACCTATAACGTGCGCCTTACCGTCCCGCGACGTTATGTTGTCGGAGCCAGCGGCGTTTCCACCGGGAACCAACCCAACTCCGACGGCACGAAGACGCTCAGCTTTTACGGAGAAGACATCCACGACTTCGCCTTCGCAGCCAGCCCACACTTCATTCCAACAGACGCGATCTATCTCTCTTCGCTTGGCCCTGTGCAGATCCACATCCTTGCGCTTGCAGCTCATCCACACATCGGGCAGAGATATCTCGACATCATGCGTGGCTCCCTCAGGGAGTTCGAACGCCGCTATGGTCCATACCCTTACAAGGTCATTACCGTCATCGATCCCGAACCCGGGTCTGAAATGGAAGGCATGGAATACCCCACGCTGGTTACGGGTGATGGCTCCTGGACAAGCATCTTTAAAGTTCCCGAAATCACGGTGGAACACGAGTTCGGCCATCAGTACTGGTACGGCATGGTCGCGACCAATGAATTTGAAGAAGCCTGGCTCGATGAAGGGATCAACTCCTATACAGAAGTCAAAGTCCTGGCCGCATTGCTGGGAGACCGCACCTCGGTCGTCCAGCAACGTTATGCCAACTTTGGCGACGGATCGCTCCAACGCATCACGTATCTCTCTGCTCCCGACTTCGATCCTGTGACGCGCTTCGCCTGGAAGTTCCGAGATGAGCACTCATATGGAGCCATTACCTACGGCAAGACTGCAACCTTGCTCACAACGCTGGAAGGCATTCTCGGAACTAACACAATGGATGAGGCTCTGCGAACCTACTTCCAGCGTTATCGTTTCAAACATCCCACAGGAGAAGACTTCCTCCGCACCATTGAAGAAGTTGCGGTCGCTCGCGGTAAGGCTTCCCCACTCTCCGGTGAACATCCAGAACCTGCTCCTGTCGTCACCACGTGCGCACCTCTTAGCCCTCTAGGTCCAACAACAACATTCAGACAGCTTAGCCAGCCAACTCCCACATGCATTGCCGAGCCCGCTCCTGCACCGGCAAACGCCTATACACCGACGACGTTACGACCATTCATTCAACAGGCCGTCTATGGAACTCAGCTCCTGGATTATTCCGTCGATGGTTTCTCTTCAGAGCCTGTGCAGTGGTGGCAATCCCCTCCACGCGATCCGCGGACGACGCAGTACTCGTCTGTGGTTTATCTGCGACGGCAAGGAGATTTCATTCTGCCCGTAACCGCTGAGATCGTCTTCGACGACGGCAGTCGCGTGCGCGAACACTGGGATGGCACAGATCGCTGGACCCGGTTCACATATACGCGCAACGCGAAGGTTGTCTCCGTTGAACTTGATCCAGACCATCTGATTCCACTCGATCGAAATCTCTTCAACAACAGCTATACGAATCGCATCGATAAAGTCCCAGCGCACAAGTTGGCTTCCATCTGGACCGTTCTCCAGCAGATGGCAGCCCAATTGGCAGCCTGGATTGTGTGA
- a CDS encoding SixA phosphatase family protein, whose amino-acid sequence MNLFILRHASAGERRQNPVLDRKRPLDKDGKRHCMQLAHILNGLKIQFDLIISSPLKRSLQTASLVGTETGYESQILLSNALAPEATLRDFQRLLSECRDYENVLVVGHNPNITQFLAALLVPHNATTTPSIRLRKGSLARLSLTRAPATLQWLLDPRPVRALYTTSTKSSRRKTSRK is encoded by the coding sequence ATGAATCTCTTTATCCTTCGACATGCCTCCGCAGGAGAACGACGTCAGAACCCGGTTCTGGACCGCAAGCGCCCGTTAGATAAGGATGGCAAACGCCACTGTATGCAATTGGCGCATATCCTCAACGGCTTGAAGATTCAGTTCGACCTCATCATCTCCAGTCCGCTTAAACGGAGCCTTCAGACCGCCTCATTGGTTGGAACCGAGACGGGCTATGAATCTCAGATTCTGCTCTCGAATGCGCTCGCTCCCGAAGCGACACTCCGCGACTTTCAACGACTACTCTCCGAGTGCCGGGACTACGAGAATGTGCTGGTCGTCGGCCACAACCCCAACATCACGCAGTTCCTGGCTGCTCTGCTGGTTCCACATAACGCGACCACCACACCTTCAATCCGTTTGCGCAAAGGGTCTCTTGCCCGTCTGTCACTGACACGCGCACCGGCTACACTGCAATGGCTGCTTGATCCCCGTCCCGTGCGTGCGCTCTATACGACTTCGACAAAAAGTTCGCGCCGGAAGACCTCGCGGAAGTAA
- a CDS encoding Ppx/GppA phosphatase family protein — protein MPTFAAVDIGSNSCRLKIAEVQMHRLKTLHEDREVTRLGESVFQTGVISPEAMAATIRALKRFHKAVQLHVADKVRVVATSAMRDARNSDAFIEWVRSATGWNVEVISGLEEGRLIHLGVVTHEVGARGRCVLIDLGGGSCEVTVSDGGRIKSMVSLPLGAVRLQQEFLMTDPPAREDVARLKQYIDRELKKAEKKIGMPRAALVIATSGTASALAEASSDARKKAAIKDKKKSLVKKRVEHVGTLTAHSTEVRALVDRLAKMRDEQRAAIPGIGPRRSEIIVGGAFVYASLMERFGLKSFRYSSLGLRDGMLAQMLGDADLRTSVHQKIESERWAGVLEVCRRYGIEQRQVEPVRQHVVELFHALVRVHELPEEYRLWLESAAMMQDVGKFMNHQGHHRHAQYIIANSEIFGFSPEQRVIVSALARYLGKTRPDAMDRVMRTLPIEEHTNVIRAIALLRLAAALNQDRASATLRIRIYVYPKRVLLELAPSRGGAELEAWSVKKEATYFREVFRRELFVEVV, from the coding sequence ATGCCGACGTTTGCTGCAGTGGATATTGGATCGAACTCCTGCCGGTTGAAGATTGCCGAGGTGCAGATGCACCGGCTGAAGACGCTGCATGAAGACCGCGAGGTGACTCGGCTGGGCGAGAGCGTCTTTCAGACGGGTGTGATCTCGCCGGAGGCGATGGCAGCGACGATCCGTGCGCTCAAGCGCTTCCACAAGGCAGTGCAGCTTCATGTGGCCGACAAGGTGCGTGTAGTTGCAACCAGTGCCATGCGAGACGCTCGCAACTCCGATGCGTTTATCGAATGGGTACGTTCGGCGACCGGATGGAATGTCGAAGTGATCTCCGGTTTAGAAGAGGGTCGTCTGATCCATCTTGGAGTGGTAACCCATGAGGTGGGAGCGCGTGGTCGTTGTGTCCTGATCGACCTTGGAGGCGGAAGCTGCGAAGTCACGGTCTCCGACGGCGGGCGGATCAAGTCGATGGTGAGTCTGCCCCTGGGAGCGGTGCGCCTGCAGCAGGAGTTTCTTATGACAGATCCTCCGGCCAGGGAAGACGTTGCGCGGCTGAAGCAGTATATCGATCGCGAGCTGAAGAAGGCGGAAAAGAAGATTGGGATGCCGCGTGCAGCATTGGTCATCGCCACCTCGGGAACGGCCTCGGCACTGGCCGAAGCCAGTAGTGACGCGCGCAAAAAGGCAGCTATCAAGGACAAGAAAAAGTCTTTGGTCAAAAAGCGTGTGGAGCATGTAGGCACCCTCACTGCCCACTCGACGGAGGTTCGCGCACTAGTGGACCGACTGGCGAAGATGCGCGATGAGCAGAGGGCGGCGATTCCCGGTATTGGGCCAAGGCGGTCGGAGATTATTGTAGGCGGTGCGTTCGTCTATGCAAGCTTGATGGAACGATTCGGGTTGAAGTCGTTTCGTTATTCATCCCTTGGATTGCGGGATGGAATGCTGGCGCAGATGCTTGGCGACGCGGACCTGCGGACCTCGGTGCACCAGAAGATCGAAAGCGAGCGATGGGCGGGCGTGCTGGAGGTCTGTCGTCGATATGGCATCGAGCAGCGGCAGGTTGAGCCGGTACGACAGCATGTGGTGGAGCTGTTCCATGCGCTGGTGCGCGTCCATGAGCTACCTGAGGAATATAGGCTTTGGCTTGAGTCTGCCGCGATGATGCAGGACGTAGGCAAGTTTATGAACCATCAGGGCCATCATCGACATGCGCAGTACATCATCGCGAACTCTGAGATCTTCGGGTTTTCACCGGAGCAGAGAGTCATTGTGAGCGCGCTGGCGAGATATCTGGGAAAAACGCGGCCCGATGCGATGGACCGCGTGATGCGCACACTGCCGATCGAAGAGCACACGAATGTGATTCGCGCTATTGCTCTACTGCGACTCGCGGCCGCATTGAATCAGGATCGAGCATCGGCCACGCTACGCATCCGTATCTACGTGTACCCGAAGCGAGTGCTGCTCGAACTTGCTCCGAGCCGCGGCGGGGCAGAGCTGGAGGCGTGGTCAGTAAAGAAAGAGGCCACTTACTTCCGCGAGGTCTTCCGGCGCGAACTTTTTGTCGAAGTCGTATAG
- a CDS encoding ArnT family glycosyltransferase has product MTTPTLSTPLASPKTAQSEPYPASRRRPAALLVLFSLWLVIFFASLFAPPLLDDADATHANAARHMVLTGDLVTLKVNGIRYLEKAALPYWLDAISFRVFGFNAFAAHIPEAVGVLLLALLGYHWSRRAYDERTGFYTGIFILTAAGVFLFTRIYIPEVLLSLFLCTALYCFLKTLSLTKTPVTESTFPPIVYPYAMWTALALAVLTKGLVALVFFFGAAIVYLALTREWHLWRTLKPLSGIILFLAIAAPWHILAGLRNTGGMNGHGFFWFYFVNEHFLRFLGKRYPKDYNKLPGYLFWSLHLVWLFPWSLFAPAVLIQGWRQRRQMLNTNTFSARTTLLHAIYAALVLVFFSISTNQEYYTFPAYLALLTLIAVALAKSEAIYQQDSLSRHWITFAHATYTVIGLAAATALAYGLWSSRKLPFVPDIGELLAHRAVGDYTLSMSHFFDLTGPSFAALRLPAALAALAFAIGPAIAWWLRKKQRHLASTTTIALTSTIFLIAAHIAFIRFGPMLSSQNLAQKIQQLEDNGSVSRDSQILLFGDQSYGSSIPFYLGKIVYLVDGRSTSMLFGSTFPDAPPIFLSHEDLVKEWGTGQRKILFVPLERRDVVDRLLGNNKILLAETSGKALFTDRPLDHPVGTDHQQ; this is encoded by the coding sequence ATGACCACGCCCACTCTTTCTACGCCTCTGGCTTCTCCAAAAACTGCACAGTCCGAGCCCTACCCGGCATCTCGACGACGACCCGCTGCCCTTCTTGTCCTCTTTTCCCTCTGGTTGGTCATCTTCTTTGCCTCTCTCTTTGCTCCACCATTACTGGACGACGCCGACGCCACCCACGCCAACGCAGCGCGTCACATGGTTCTCACCGGCGACCTCGTCACCCTCAAAGTCAATGGCATCCGCTATCTGGAAAAAGCAGCCCTACCCTACTGGCTCGACGCCATCAGTTTCCGGGTCTTCGGGTTCAACGCCTTTGCCGCTCATATTCCCGAAGCGGTCGGAGTTCTTTTGCTTGCCCTGCTCGGCTATCACTGGAGTCGCCGAGCCTATGATGAGCGAACCGGCTTCTACACCGGCATCTTCATCCTCACCGCCGCCGGAGTCTTCCTCTTCACCCGCATCTATATCCCTGAAGTCCTGCTCTCGTTGTTTCTTTGTACTGCGCTCTATTGCTTCCTTAAAACACTCTCCCTGACCAAAACTCCTGTCACAGAATCGACCTTTCCTCCCATCGTCTATCCCTATGCGATGTGGACAGCTCTTGCGCTCGCCGTCCTGACCAAAGGGCTCGTCGCCCTGGTCTTCTTCTTCGGAGCCGCGATCGTCTACCTCGCTCTCACGAGGGAATGGCATCTCTGGCGCACGCTCAAACCTTTGAGCGGCATAATTCTTTTTCTTGCCATCGCGGCCCCTTGGCATATCCTCGCCGGGCTGCGAAATACCGGCGGAATGAACGGCCACGGCTTCTTCTGGTTCTACTTCGTCAACGAGCACTTCCTGCGCTTCCTGGGCAAGCGCTACCCTAAGGACTACAACAAACTTCCCGGCTATCTCTTCTGGAGCCTGCATCTCGTCTGGCTCTTTCCCTGGAGCCTCTTCGCTCCCGCCGTCTTAATTCAAGGCTGGCGCCAGCGACGGCAAATGTTGAATACCAACACCTTTTCTGCACGTACGACACTGTTGCATGCGATCTATGCGGCCCTGGTCCTGGTCTTCTTTTCCATCTCGACCAACCAGGAGTACTACACCTTCCCGGCTTACCTCGCGCTGCTGACCCTGATTGCTGTTGCACTCGCGAAGTCCGAAGCCATTTATCAGCAAGACAGTCTCTCTCGCCACTGGATCACTTTTGCTCATGCGACCTATACGGTGATCGGCCTGGCCGCCGCCACAGCGCTGGCTTATGGACTCTGGAGTTCCAGAAAGCTGCCTTTCGTACCCGATATTGGAGAGCTTCTCGCCCATCGCGCAGTCGGCGATTACACCCTCTCGATGTCGCACTTCTTCGACCTTACGGGCCCGAGCTTTGCTGCGCTGCGGCTTCCGGCAGCGCTTGCTGCCCTGGCCTTCGCGATTGGGCCCGCGATCGCGTGGTGGCTAAGGAAAAAGCAACGCCACCTCGCATCCACAACGACCATCGCTCTCACCAGCACGATCTTTCTTATCGCGGCACACATTGCCTTTATCCGCTTCGGCCCCATGCTCTCTTCACAGAATCTCGCCCAAAAGATTCAACAACTGGAAGACAACGGCTCAGTCTCTCGTGACAGTCAAATTCTCCTCTTTGGCGACCAATCTTATGGCTCCTCGATCCCCTTTTACCTTGGGAAAATCGTCTATTTAGTCGATGGTCGTTCGACTTCTATGCTCTTCGGATCAACCTTTCCGGACGCTCCTCCCATCTTTCTTTCTCATGAAGATCTCGTGAAGGAATGGGGAACCGGACAACGCAAAATCCTCTTCGTTCCGCTCGAAAGAAGAGATGTGGTTGACCGGCTCTTGGGAAACAACAAGATCCTTCTCGCAGAGACCTCAGGAAAAGCGCTCTTCACCGACCGCCCGCTCGACCACCCCGTGGGCACTGATCATCAACAGTAA